The Cytobacillus sp. NJ13 sequence TCGCAAGAGGTAAATTTGATACAAAGGTTCCGATTCTGACTAATGATGAGGTTGGCGAATTAGCCATGGCTTTTAATCAAATGGGCAGACAGCTGAAATTCAATATGAATGCTCTAAGCCAGGAAAAAGAACAGCTGGCAAGCATTCTAAGCGGGATGGCTGATGGGGTTATCACCTTCAACCGGGATGGCACGATTCTCATCACAAATCCTCCTGCAGAGCGGTTTTTGCAAAGCTGGTTTTATGAACTGGATGACATTGAGAATAATACAGAGGAAGTGCCATCCAAAGTCATGGAGCTTTTCCAGCTTGCTGTTAATACCGAGAAGGAGCAGATTGGCGAAATCTCTATACAAGGACGTTCCTGGGTAATAATCGTCAGCCCTCTTTATAATAATAAATATATAAGAGGAGCGGTTGCGGTTATCAGGGACATGACGGAGGAGCGTAAGCTTGATAAGCTCCGGAACGATTTTATAGCGAATGTTTCTCATGAATTAAGGACGCCGATTTCTATGATGCAGGGGTATAGTGAAGCGATTGTCGATGATATTGCCGGAACGGACGAAGAGAAAAAAGAGATGGCAAGTGTCATTTATGATGAATCCCTGAGAATGGGCCGGCTTGTGAATGAATTGCTGGATCTTGCCAGAATGGAAGCCGGACATATTCAGCTGACAATGGAAGAAACTGAAGTGAATTCCTATCTGCAAAGAATTATCAGGAAGTTTCAGGGGCTGGCAAAAGAGAAGGAAATTAGTCTGGAACATGATCTGCAAAGCAAGGGTGTCCCTATTCAAATTGATCCGGACAGAATTGAACAGGTCATGACCAATCTGATTGATAATGCCATCCGGCATACCCCTCAGAATGGAGAGGTAAAAGTGCTAGAAAGAAGTGATGAACGGGGACTGTTTATCGAAGTGAAAGATTCTGGCTCAGGGATTCCCGAAGAAGACCTGCCGTTTGTATTTGAACGCTTTTACAAAGCGGACAAAGCAAGAACAAGGGGCCGATCTGGAACTGGCCTTGGCCTTGCAATTGCAAAAAATATAATTGAAGCTCATAAAGGTCATATTACCGTTCAAAGCAAGACAGGACACGGTACGACATTTTCAATCTTTATCCCTCGAAATGAAGGATAAAGGCGAGAAATGTGACGATTGTTCTTGATACACGGGAAACACTTAATTATAGGCTTAGGGAAGGAGATGCATGAAATTTCCTTCCCTATTTTTTTGAAATTCTGTTCTAAGCAATAGGCCGGCCTTTTTGAAGGCAAGGGAGTAATCCTGTTCCCAAACAGGCTCTTGCGCTTTTCTGCAAAATAATAATATAGTTAAACTGTAACTTTTTTTAGAGAAAGAACGACTATTTTATTGAACGGGGAGGGGAATCCATGGACTCCGTTTTTGATGAACTTTATAAAAAATACCATCATGACGTTTTTCAATTTCTTTTTTATATGGTCAAAAACAAGGAACTGGCTGAGGATTTAGTCCAGGAAGTCTATATAAGAGTATTAAAATCATATGAAAGGTTTGAAGGGAAAAGCAGCGAAAAAACATGGCTCTTTTCAATTGCGCGGAATGTTGCCATAGATTCCTTTCGCAAGCAAAAGGGATGGAAGCAAAGGATTATGGAGAAATTTGACTGGTCAACTCAGGAGGTAAAGGATGAGCTGCCCTTGCCGGAAGAAATTGCCGTGCAAAGGGAAGAGATTCAGCTGATCTATCGCTGTCTGGATTTATGCACCATTGACCAGAGGCTTGTCATAATTATGAGATATATACATGAACTCAGCATAAATGAAACAGCGGATTCGCTTGGCTGGACCGAAAGCAAGGTAAAAACAACCCAGCATCGTGCTTTAAAGGTGCTTAAAAAACATATGGAAGATTTTAAGGTAAAGGAGGGAATGGATAATGAAGGAATCAAAGTGGAGCGATGAGCAGCTTCAGGAATTGCTGAGCCAAATGCCTAAAATTAAAGATGATCGTGATCCGAAAGACATTTATCAAGCCATCGAAATTAAGATGGGAAAGCAAAAAAACAGAACGTGGATCCTG is a genomic window containing:
- the sigX gene encoding RNA polymerase sigma factor SigX, with the protein product MDSVFDELYKKYHHDVFQFLFYMVKNKELAEDLVQEVYIRVLKSYERFEGKSSEKTWLFSIARNVAIDSFRKQKGWKQRIMEKFDWSTQEVKDELPLPEEIAVQREEIQLIYRCLDLCTIDQRLVIIMRYIHELSINETADSLGWTESKVKTTQHRALKVLKKHMEDFKVKEGMDNEGIKVER
- a CDS encoding ATP-binding protein yields the protein MMLFRSVAGKLWGTILLLVSFVLLILTVMLLEFFENYHINETEKGLSNTAHKITRILKEHNREVGLEISWELVDDVTKVVIINSPNEYYYSPNHTGSLKLPISYLTEEDDLKEVLTEDKTVKKVTSVNPEYTDVDADDDSKILIIGVPLGGDSSNGAVFIYQSIEVMHETLRSTTKFILLAAGVAIILTTIFAFFLSTRINSPLRKMKEAAFEVARGKFDTKVPILTNDEVGELAMAFNQMGRQLKFNMNALSQEKEQLASILSGMADGVITFNRDGTILITNPPAERFLQSWFYELDDIENNTEEVPSKVMELFQLAVNTEKEQIGEISIQGRSWVIIVSPLYNNKYIRGAVAVIRDMTEERKLDKLRNDFIANVSHELRTPISMMQGYSEAIVDDIAGTDEEKKEMASVIYDESLRMGRLVNELLDLARMEAGHIQLTMEETEVNSYLQRIIRKFQGLAKEKEISLEHDLQSKGVPIQIDPDRIEQVMTNLIDNAIRHTPQNGEVKVLERSDERGLFIEVKDSGSGIPEEDLPFVFERFYKADKARTRGRSGTGLGLAIAKNIIEAHKGHITVQSKTGHGTTFSIFIPRNEG